Proteins encoded in a region of the Flavobacterium sp. MDT1-60 genome:
- a CDS encoding patatin-like phospholipase family protein, with translation MRYVYGQIIVLLFFQSGFSQNKINLFSEINYSSIPTVSLNDYKSVQERNAKFQNPNIALGVAISGGGSRAQFFSMGVLLGLEEIQENNQQRNFLNEIDYFSTVSGGCYSAGYYLTILKNRLNHDNCTFNEFYFSKADAFKDYVDKSATILSLLNNSRNEKGDKISMTQRLDSEILQYDNTNPDNPNKFSTQMLMSDFFVPKESKNTPNLPMMVANATAYNNGERIPFMPHIIRGLNLNSSLAPNKASIPLDHNEINDGFNFPVTYAITASSAFPGVLPKVKFGVKNQQKILCIIDGGASDNMGYKTLIELLNNDSKVDNKNKRALFIDCLGQGKKEPYISDEKIKLISLFETASLYTVQTRYITFDRDVENLMDRYKIPVSNYQVIGFTTLRDHLLKMEKNQKYEDLVIELKNSDDDYSTWLRFYANFKKELIDQFGELSFTKDKDGEVILATLKRDKFNELTASEILILYEFASHVQTKLRIAPEEREVLLLAGRLATFLKTNELKELLIERK, from the coding sequence ATGAGATATGTATACGGTCAAATAATAGTGCTTCTTTTTTTTCAATCGGGCTTTTCTCAAAATAAAATCAATCTTTTTTCAGAGATCAACTATAGTTCAATTCCAACAGTTTCTTTAAATGACTATAAATCAGTTCAGGAGCGTAATGCTAAATTTCAGAATCCGAATATTGCTTTAGGAGTTGCCATTTCGGGAGGTGGTTCAAGAGCGCAGTTTTTTAGTATGGGCGTTCTTTTGGGTTTAGAAGAAATCCAGGAAAACAATCAGCAACGTAACTTCTTAAATGAGATTGATTATTTCTCAACAGTTTCGGGAGGCTGTTATTCGGCGGGATATTATTTAACAATTCTAAAAAACAGACTCAATCACGACAATTGTACATTTAATGAGTTTTATTTCTCCAAAGCTGATGCCTTTAAAGATTATGTGGATAAATCGGCTACAATTTTGTCACTTTTAAACAATAGCCGAAATGAAAAAGGCGATAAAATCTCGATGACACAACGACTTGATTCGGAGATTCTGCAATATGACAATACGAATCCTGATAACCCAAACAAGTTTTCAACTCAAATGTTGATGTCTGATTTTTTTGTTCCGAAGGAAAGTAAAAACACGCCCAATTTACCAATGATGGTGGCCAATGCAACGGCTTATAACAACGGAGAACGTATTCCGTTTATGCCTCATATTATTCGAGGTTTAAATTTAAATTCGTCTTTGGCGCCAAACAAGGCTTCGATTCCATTAGATCATAATGAGATAAATGATGGATTTAATTTTCCGGTTACTTATGCTATTACTGCGAGTTCTGCTTTTCCGGGCGTTTTGCCAAAAGTGAAATTCGGCGTAAAAAATCAACAGAAAATATTATGTATTATTGATGGTGGCGCTTCGGATAATATGGGATATAAAACCCTGATAGAATTACTAAATAATGATTCTAAAGTAGATAATAAAAACAAAAGAGCACTTTTTATTGATTGTTTGGGACAAGGAAAAAAAGAACCTTACATCAGCGACGAAAAAATCAAACTAATTTCTCTTTTTGAAACAGCATCGTTGTATACGGTTCAAACGCGCTATATCACTTTTGACAGAGATGTCGAAAATTTAATGGATCGCTATAAAATTCCGGTTTCAAATTATCAGGTGATTGGTTTTACAACACTTCGGGATCATTTACTAAAGATGGAGAAAAATCAGAAATATGAAGATTTGGTAATCGAATTAAAAAATTCAGATGATGATTATTCGACCTGGCTTCGATTTTATGCCAACTTCAAAAAAGAATTAATTGATCAATTTGGTGAACTAAGCTTTACAAAAGATAAAGACGGCGAAGTGATTTTGGCTACTTTAAAGCGAGATAAGTTCAACGAATTGACGGCTAGCGAAATTCTGATCTTATATGAATTTGCTTCTCATGTACAAACCAAATTACGCATTGCTCCTGAAGAAAGAGAAGTTTTATTGCTTGCAGGGCGTCTGGCCACCTTTTTGAAAACAAACGAACTTAAGGAATTATTGATTGAACGTAAGTAA
- a CDS encoding lipocalin family protein: MKTKSLLLALILSIGLFTTSCSNDDNEGETLVPLEGKWKLSKIGTTSGGTETLIDAPQNQSGCEKDYLELKLDNTATEGDYDSTISACAITTRSGIYSRSHNNLTTVINGVSKTQDIVNLTLSELKVKDANGAITVYTR, translated from the coding sequence ATGAAAACGAAAAGCTTATTACTCGCCTTAATCCTAAGCATTGGCTTATTTACAACCTCTTGCAGCAATGATGATAATGAAGGAGAAACATTAGTTCCATTAGAAGGAAAATGGAAACTAAGTAAAATTGGTACTACTTCAGGTGGTACAGAAACATTAATTGATGCGCCACAAAATCAAAGTGGATGCGAAAAAGATTATCTGGAACTTAAATTAGATAATACTGCAACAGAAGGAGATTATGATTCAACAATTAGTGCTTGTGCTATAACAACACGATCAGGTATTTATTCAAGATCACACAATAATTTAACTACCGTTATAAATGGTGTAAGTAAAACTCAGGACATCGTAAATCTTACGCTTTCAGAATTGAAAGTGAAAGATGCTAATGGTGCGATCACGGTTTATACCAGATAA
- the serS gene encoding serine--tRNA ligase has translation MLQIAFIRENQEKVIKALAKRNIDAKSVVEEVVQLDENRRATQVELDNTLAESNKLSKDIGELMKAGEKSKAAILKEKTVSLKEKSKELGEKAEALATELTNKLYTLPNLPADIVPEGKTPDDNLNVFQEGDIPVLHEGAQPHWELVKKYDIIDFELGVKITGAGFPVYKGKGARLQRALINYFLDKNTAAGYNEVQVPHLVNEASGYGTGQLPDKEGQMYHSTIDDLYLIPTAEVPVTNLFRDVILNESELPVLHTAYTPCFRREAGSYGAHVRGLNRLHQFDKVEIVRIEHPDNSYQALDGMVEHVKDILKELKLPYRVLRLCGGDMGFTSALTYDFEVFSTAQDRWLEISSVSNFETFQANRLKLRFKDKDGKNQLAHTLNGSSLALPRVLAGILENYQTPEGIVIPEVLRPYCGFDIIN, from the coding sequence ATGTTACAAATCGCATTTATTAGAGAGAATCAGGAGAAAGTAATCAAGGCTTTAGCAAAACGAAATATCGATGCTAAAAGCGTTGTTGAAGAGGTGGTGCAATTAGACGAAAACCGTCGTGCTACACAGGTGGAATTAGACAATACTTTAGCTGAATCTAATAAATTATCCAAAGATATAGGGGAATTAATGAAAGCGGGTGAAAAATCTAAAGCCGCAATCTTAAAAGAAAAAACAGTTTCCTTAAAAGAAAAAAGTAAAGAATTGGGCGAAAAAGCAGAAGCTTTAGCAACCGAATTGACAAATAAATTATACACATTGCCAAATCTTCCGGCAGATATTGTTCCCGAAGGAAAAACTCCGGATGACAATTTGAATGTTTTTCAGGAAGGCGATATTCCGGTTTTACACGAAGGCGCACAACCTCACTGGGAATTGGTAAAGAAATATGATATCATCGATTTTGAATTGGGTGTAAAAATTACAGGCGCAGGTTTTCCGGTTTATAAAGGAAAAGGTGCTCGTTTGCAACGTGCCTTAATCAACTACTTTTTAGATAAAAATACAGCAGCAGGATACAATGAAGTTCAGGTACCGCATTTGGTAAATGAGGCTTCTGGTTACGGAACAGGACAATTGCCAGACAAAGAAGGTCAAATGTATCATTCAACTATTGATGATTTATATTTGATTCCTACGGCTGAGGTTCCGGTTACGAATTTATTCCGTGATGTTATTTTAAACGAAAGTGAATTGCCGGTTTTACATACAGCTTATACACCATGTTTCCGTCGTGAAGCAGGCTCTTACGGAGCTCACGTTCGTGGATTAAACCGTTTGCATCAATTTGATAAAGTAGAAATCGTACGTATCGAACATCCTGATAATTCTTATCAGGCACTTGATGGAATGGTTGAACACGTAAAAGATATTTTAAAAGAATTGAAATTGCCATATCGTGTTTTACGTTTATGTGGTGGTGATATGGGTTTCACATCGGCTTTGACTTACGATTTTGAAGTGTTTTCTACGGCACAGGATCGTTGGTTAGAAATTAGTTCAGTTTCTAACTTTGAGACTTTTCAGGCAAATCGCTTAAAATTACGTTTCAAAGACAAAGACGGAAAAAACCAATTAGCACACACGCTAAACGGAAGTTCATTGGCTTTGCCTAGAGTTTTGGCAGGAATTTTAGAAAATTACCAAACGCCGGAAGGAATTGTAATTCCAGAAGTTTTACGTCCTTACTGCGGATTTGATATTATAAACTAA
- the lgt gene encoding prolipoprotein diacylglyceryl transferase, translating to MSAVLNWNVDPVIIMITDSFPLKYYGALFASGLLLGYYIVRDIYKKEKLPLDNLDSLLVYVIVGTILGARLGHCFFYEPDYFLKHPLEILLPIQKIGGVYKFVGFQGLASHGGTVGVLIAIILYCKKYKVNFLGLLDRMAIGVPITAAFIRMGNFMNSEIYGKPTNGNWGVVFQRDDLIPRHPTQLYEAFSYLLIFALLFWMYKSEKIKQASGLLFGSFLTLLFLARFLIEFFKENQESFENNMLINMGQILSIPFILIGLTLIVWKSNVEIK from the coding sequence ATGAGCGCAGTATTAAATTGGAATGTAGATCCTGTTATCATTATGATTACAGATAGTTTTCCTTTAAAATATTATGGTGCTCTTTTTGCTTCGGGGCTTTTACTAGGGTATTATATTGTTAGAGATATTTATAAAAAAGAGAAGCTGCCCTTAGATAATCTGGATAGTTTACTGGTTTATGTAATTGTGGGTACGATTTTAGGTGCCCGACTGGGACATTGCTTTTTTTATGAACCTGATTATTTTTTGAAACATCCCTTAGAAATACTTTTGCCTATTCAAAAAATAGGTGGAGTTTATAAGTTCGTCGGTTTCCAGGGTTTAGCTAGTCATGGTGGTACAGTAGGGGTTTTAATTGCTATAATTTTATATTGCAAAAAATATAAAGTTAATTTTTTAGGGCTGTTAGACAGAATGGCAATTGGAGTTCCGATTACAGCGGCCTTTATTAGGATGGGGAATTTTATGAATTCTGAAATCTACGGAAAACCTACAAATGGAAATTGGGGCGTTGTTTTTCAACGCGATGATTTGATTCCGAGGCATCCAACACAATTGTACGAGGCATTTTCCTATTTGCTGATTTTTGCCCTGTTATTTTGGATGTATAAATCAGAAAAGATAAAACAAGCAAGTGGGCTACTATTTGGAAGTTTCCTGACATTGTTGTTTTTGGCGAGATTTTTAATCGAATTTTTTAAAGAAAATCAGGAAAGTTTTGAAAACAATATGTTGATCAACATGGGACAAATTTTAAGTATCCCTTTTATTTTAATTGGCTTAACTTTGATTGTTTGGAAATCGAACGTTGAAATTAAATAA